From the genome of Calliopsis andreniformis isolate RMS-2024a unplaced genomic scaffold, iyCalAndr_principal scaffold0022, whole genome shotgun sequence, one region includes:
- the LOC143186987 gene encoding uncharacterized protein LOC143186987: protein MADKANAGSTAMETESSNTSVSKKSAAKAKSAKAKRSKASYPRTPEMVNAAIRELKNRKGSSLQAIKKYIASTYKVDGEKMAPFIKRYLKSAVTSGAVVQTKGKGASGSFKLPVTKSTETKPKVQKTTKVAQPKVQKTTKVAQPKNPKKSVEKKMTSPRKPAAVKKANPAKKTTETAKKATEKKAAAPKKVAPAKSAEKVEKPEKAEKAKPAAETKAMSKNKKTAKAPAAKTKTPKPKKAAASKLAKSSGKK from the coding sequence ATGGCAGATAAAGCCAATGCTggaagcaccgccatggagaccGAGAGCAGCAACACCAGCGTCTCGAAGAAGTCTGCCGCGAAGGCGAAGTCTGCTAAGGCGAAACGTTCGAAGGCATCCTATCCACGAACGCCCGAGATGGTGAACGCTGCCATCAGAGAATTGAAGAACCGCAAGGGATCGTCCCTCCAGGCAATCAAGAAGTACATTGCTTCGACGTACAAAGTTGACGGCGAGAAAATGGCACCTTTCATCAAGAGGTATTTGAAATCGGCCGTTACTTCTGGCGCTGTTGTGCAGACGAAAGGTAAAGGTGCCTCAGGGTCGTTCAAGCTGCCTGTGACCAAGAGTACCGAAACCAAGCCCAAGGTTCAGAAGACGACAAAGGTTGCTCAGCCTAAGGTTCAGAAGACAACAAAGGTTGCTCAGCCTAAGAACCCGAAGAAGTCGGTTGAGAAGAAGATGACGTCGCCGCGCAAACCCGCGGCTGTGAAGAAGGCTAACCCGGCGAAGAAGACCACCGAGACGGCGAAGAAGGCCACCGAGAAGAAGGCGGCTGCCCCGAAGAAGGTTGCTCCCGCCAAAAGTGCTGAGAAGGTCGAGAAGCCGGAGAAAGCTGAGAAAGCCAAGCCTGCAGCTGAGACTAAAGCCATGTCGAAGAACAAGAAGACAGCAAAGGCACCAGCGGCGAAGACGAAGACTCCGAAGCCCAAGAAAGCCGCCGCTTCGAAACTTGCAAAGTCTTCAGGAAAGAAGTAA